The sequence below is a genomic window from Mercenaria mercenaria strain notata chromosome 14, MADL_Memer_1, whole genome shotgun sequence.
aacttgAACACGGTCAATATTTCAAGATCAGATACAAATTGAGATAATTTGACTATTGACAAAAGTATCTTTGCATTTAAAGAGATGAAGATTTCGGGAATAAACAGCATAATGTAATAAATATCTACACGCTCGAAGGAATCGACAAAGAAACACAATAGAGATGAATAATATGGACATCATAAAACTCTAAACATAGGTAAGAAAAAAATCGAcacttcaaaataaaatacaaaacatcatacatgtatatctgccttCGTTTTTGACAGGCTCCCGTGGCAAACTAGTATAGCTGTTTAATCCAACAAAaaggaaacaaagaaaaatgCACACAGTCGTTATTTCACGATCAGTTACGAATACTTTAAGTATTGAGATAATTTGACTTTTGAAAAGATTTGACAAACGTATCTTTGCATTTAAAGAAGTAAAGTTTTCAGGATTATACAGCATAACGCAATAAATACATGCTAGATGGAATCGATAAAGTAAAACAATGGAGATGTATAATATTGAAAAGGAGGTGCGCAAGTACATATTacgataaagactcgtgcaaggttttatcaaattaaatcaaacacTTTTTAAGCCAAGCGCATCGCAAACTTTTTCGGCCAGCCGGACGCATGCACGCAACGACAAAACCAAATCTATAGGCCCCAACCACTTAAGGGGTTggaggaggggtgggggggggggggggcacaagaATTCAAAAACAGCTACTGGTGTGACAGATAAATCTAACACTAAATGATTTTAGTAATAATTATAAGTAGTTTAAGATAATTTATGATACTAAATTACTGCGAAATACTAACTTTAGTACATGTACGggacttttatattaaatatagcATTGCAATTAAATACTGCAGATACCatgcaaatataataaaagttgtGTTAATATTAAAAGCAATAATTCATACAGAcgacattttatcaaaatagttgAGTTTTCTAAATTCTAGTAACACCCAGTTAAatagatatatttgtaataaattttctCTAAATGAATATAAGCATTTTATATGACACAAAATCAAGCTTAGAGTACAATTGCATCTGAATTCAAACTCAGGGGATTAATATATTAAATGCGCTCCATAACCATACTAGTATTTTAATTTATTAGTGTCTGGGCGACGTTAAGAGGGACACAAAACCAGGCCTCAATCAAAAAGTGATTTAGTAATTAATTGAAAGCCGAATATTTTCAGGGtgtaacttaaaaaaacaacaacaaaaaaaaaaaacaaaaaaaaaaaaaacttctgaatGATGAAATGATTTAGAAAATCACCGCTAACATTTCGAGGCAAGAGCTTGCCCCATTTAGACATTTCAGTCTCCGTCTTTGCAGCTGTGAGGCATCCTCACCGAGCGGCTCAATGGGCAAGGTTGTTTGACATTTACCGCCGATCAACGGATGTCTTATTGTTTTATGTACCTTTGACATTTATCAATACACACCACGTGTTAAgttaaaattaaaagataatttaaaCCGCATACTCTTTCATAGTAATTTAAAATACTAGAATGGATATGGAGAACTGTGTTAAGGttacgaagtaggccttgagaaacaaatatcaaacaacaccaaatcatagaaagaaagatttgtttgacatgaaaattgaacagcatgtaaaacatgtatattacttaaCGAAagaagtgtcagtatactgatataaacattgaattccagaaaatgactgcctatagggggcccacttccggacagtcgaACGCCTTTAAagactcaccattttcaaagaactgttacacatgttcgttttgatgcatttgcaatagctgcgagtggtgaaatttcacataacaaggtggaacacagttttcagcaattgtttatctttatttctttacaaatggcattcattttcaaagggaaacaactttttctcgacgattacttaaaataatcggaaaaagttgtctctctttgaaaatgaatgccatttatacttaaaataatcggaaaaagttgtctccctttgaaaatgaatgacaTTTGCACTTAAAGTATTCCGAaaaaattgtttccctttgaaaatgaataccatttgtaaagaaataaagataaacaattgctaaaaactgagttccaccttgttatgcgaaatttcaccactcgcacgctatagcaaatgcatcaaaacgaacatgtgtaactgttctttaaTAATGGTGAGTTTTttaaggcgtttaactgtccggaattGGAGCCCCTCTTGGCAGtacttttccggaattcaatgtttatatcagtatactgacagttgtttcgtaaagtaatatacatgttgtacatgctgtttaattttcatgtcaaacaactctttctttctattatttggtgttgtttgagttttgtttctcaaggtctAATTCTCAACcttaacaatataaaaaacagCTTATTTATAATAAAAGAATCATTTCACTTTCCCGAATTCTAAAACCAACATTTTCTCGCTCTTTGACCCAAAATGTTATCATGAAACAGTTTTTATCGTAGGTAAAATCAAATAGATTTCATTCATATCTTTTATATTTTGGCAATGAATGTAATTTAAGCGATGTCCAATTATAAGTTTCATAGTATGATACTGTTTTATGTCCACGCTTTTACTGAACATGAGAAATTTCCTGCTAACTACCTAAACAGTAGGCAATAGATCTACCGAGCGTCTGTTTGAACTTTGAATACATCACAGCAGTATGATGCAAAAACCCACACATCCAACTGATCGTTGATATCCTATGATATCCTAgcgaaaaaaatcatacattttgCATCAGCATAGCAGTGTTAATGGTGACACGTTTTACAACATGCAGTTAGAGCTTGTTTCATTcatatcaattttataaataagttCTATGATAAGAAAATTACCATTCTTTCTGCTATGCTGTTATGTTCTTCAAAGAATGTAAGTACTAATGATATATTGCCGAATTTCCGTTggtatttgtattattttgttgATACTGCTGTCTTCTGCTAGTCAACCTTTGGCTTCAGCTCTTCAAACATTGATTTGATTTCTTTGATCTGATTTTCTGATGTAGTTTTCATTTCGTCTTTCAGTTCTTGCACAGCATTATGAACGTCCGAAATACGTGTAGAATGCGTCTCTAATATGTTTTTCACTTCCGAGtacgttttgtttattttattttctagacGCTGATTTGGGTCAAAGCTAACCAGACTGAATGGGTCTTGTTGACCAATTTCTCTAAGGATACTGCTTAGAGGAGTCGCATACGAAACTTTTATACTGTTACTTTTACCGATAAGAATACCTATCGCGCTCAGATTGTTGTCCGAACCACGACTAAAAATTAATGACCCAGAATCACCGTTTGTACAAAATGCGtgatatatgtcaaaaatgtgaaattggtCATGAAAAACAAAGGTCTTTCTCTTTGTTTTTCCTTCTGTGTTTATAATTATTTCCGGAGCTGAGGATCCACCACATATCTGAAGCTTGCCTTCCGTTAACATTGTCTTTTGACCATATTTCACGACTTTTGTGTCGGAAGAAAGTACATGTTTCGATAACACTGCACCAGAATTGTAGGCTAGCTGTGCCTTGAACAAACCGTCTGAAAGTAATGTTTGAGATTGACagattgataaaaatatttttatgttattatgcaacaaaatttGCATTTAGTGTTATGACATTAAttgcatttcattttaaatgacaaaaatttaaacaaatgatttGTAACTAAATCACCCAATTCATTGTTGTAAGAAACATCTGctcaaacaaaatttattaaacttCTGATTTCATAAATCCATTCGTACATTGAGTAATAAGTTAATATTAGAACACTTAGTCCgattaaaagtatatttcaattATTGCCATTCTATAAAATAGTTTAAGCAACGACCTTTGGTTCATACTATTTTTTTTGAGTTGTCAATATGCAATAAAACCGAAACATCTTTGATTTGTTCAATGAAGCTCAAGAACAAAGACTAAACGTAAAGGACTCAAAATTGTAGCTTGAACGTCATGGCAAACCTTTTATGACCGTTAGcatgaagaatatatttttatttacccTTGCAATAACCGCATGTTCCCGCCCAGTCCTTAAAGCTATAATCGGGAAAATCACCACTTATAGGTTGTCTGTCGTCATCAACTTTCACAAAAGCAACATCCAAACCTGTGGTATTAGCATCCCCTCCACGCAACATTATCTCCAGAAGTTGTCCACACTTGTCAGGTTCTGATGGTTGATAACAATTTCGTTTAACTTTcacttttttcccctttttgtaaTCAATCATCTCTTCTCCACTTAGCAGCACATGTGCGCATGTCACAGCGCAAAAACCATACTTTGGGTGATTCACAAAGCCCCCTATAGTTCCTGCTCCATCTTTACTTGTGATTCGGCATCCTACTTTTAGATTTTGGTGCTTTTCTGTGGGCCTTCCACCTACAGCGAATGAAACACGCCCCCCTTCTCTCACATCTGTTTTGAATGTAGTATCCCCAATAGTTAGTGTATCAGGTAGAAGTTTTTCACCAACAGGAATCAATCCCTTAGCTTGAACATAAAACACAATGCATGGCTCCGGTTCTAATTTCGTTTCCAATGTATGGCTGTCATAATACTTGCACTTATAACGACTTGCACTTGTCATTGTGAGGTTGCTGTGCTCTTCCATTAGTCTGGGTGAGTGATGCCGTAAGCAGCAGGCTATCTTTTCTATGTCGTGCTGACAGAAAGGCTTATTGTCAGCCACCTCCTTCTCAATAATAGTGTTTGCTTCACCGCTACAGTCAGTCATTTTTCGAACAAGTACTCTATAAGGCATGTAATAAATGTCTGGATATACCCCTTCTGTAAAGGCAACAAATACGATATTGCCCGATGGTTTAGCAAGGTGACAAGCTTGTGTGTAAACTATTGAGCTGGATAAAGCTGTAATCTTGTCTTCAATGGATCGAAAGATCTGCTGCATGATTGACGAGATAACGCCAAATATTGTGCAAGCTTCTTCTAATTCGACATCTTGTGGTAGGTTGTCTCCCTTTACGAGTTCCTTTGCTAGTTGTTCGTCTTTTGTTTCAATACAATGCCGCCATGCATTTTTGTCGGCTGTAATATGATGGGTATATAATGATATCATACAATGCTAGTCACATTTTAGAGCTTTATTTGAAGACTAATGTGAAACTAATATAAAATGAACCTAAAAAAAGGGATCATATATCTTTTTAGAGATATTTCACAGGTATATTTATTCTGAAGAATAACCACCATTTTACATTACTGTCGTCCGGTATTACTTCCTATACGGGAAACAAACACTTTTCTGTCTCTTTCTTTTCTGTCAAACGCCCTCACTAACACACAATAAAACGTAAACAAAACCAGGCTGTTACAGAATCCACATTGGCTCTTACAGCAACCTGTTTAGTCATCTCATGAATATTCAAAACATTGAATATGGAACGAATTGATAAAATAACAAGTTTCCATCTTTATTCAGGAACAAATCCTACCCTATCTGAAACAGAACTATCTAAAGTACTTTTTATTATTACGAAAATAATCAGCACCACATAATTTCCAAATTCCCAATCAAACAATTTGGCATCCTCAAAACGgctaactaacactgacaccatTGAATTTTACACCGCCGGGCAATTTTTACATTATGTGTTTGCATTCGGATGTTGTCAGGATAACTGGATAATAAAATTGTAGTATTTGGAACAAACAGATGGCAATCAATATgcatttaattatatataaattattttacattcgAACTTTTCCGACTTAACTCAAACTCGATAGTATCCatctagtaaaaaaaaacaaaaaaaaaaacaacaaaacaagagggccaagatgtccctatgtcgctcacctgagaaacacaacataacagtttaaacatgttttacctagtgatttcatggaaacaaatattctggccaattgtCATTAGGATTGGGgattgaccaaaaatgtggtctcttgagtttaaataggtattttctttgatatgacctagtgacattgtttttgaccccagataacatATATTCGAATCctacctagactttatcaaggcaatcattctcaccaacatttcatgaagatcaattgaaaaatacagcctctatcgcatgtacacaagttttttctttgatttgacctagtgacctagattttgatcccagatgacccattttaaacttggcctagatttcatctaggttatcattctgactgaattttatgaagaccaactgaaaaatacagctctatcgcatacacaatgtttttccttgatttgacctagttacctagtttttgaccccagataatccattttcaaacttggcctagattttatcaaggtcatcattctgaccaaatttcatgatgatcagttgaaaaatacagcctctatcatatactcaagctaaatgttgacagacgacagacagtaTGATCCAGATTTCATCACAACAACTATTCAGACCATGATTAATGTAATCAGTTATAACATAAATCAGATCGTTTTAATAATCTGAACTTATGACCTATCTGACCGAGTTTAGAAATTCAGATTTTATACGACAAAATTTATTGAATCTCAGATTGAATAAAATCAGATCAGGTTATACGATTCTTTCACTGATTGCAGATGCATTTGGTCTCAAGCATAGTTTGTTACCGTCTGAACAGTTACACGAGAGctggaaattcccatctgcaccgacagccagtgatagaatcattttcttgcatactacatacaagaaataataataaaaataaaatcaatcgaacggctttttTCTTAGAGCTATTTCTTATAgtagcatatttaaacaaagctcGGGAAACCAAAGTCAGTAAAACAGAAATACGTCATGACGttttaaagacaaataacaatCTTCAGTTCcggatttattttatcagttgcagcgtaacgttatgaattttgaATAGAATAACGTTTcatgaatcgagaaatatacatcACAAGTCATAAGAATTTACATATTGACATAGTTTTAAGCCTTCGAGTTTCATTCGGTTTCATAGACAAATTTTCtgatgatcaagtagaaaatatggactttaaagcaaaaaca
It includes:
- the LOC123526657 gene encoding uncharacterized protein LOC123526657 — translated: MGNRKLNNNVRAAIITGAKDLFRHSMMTKLVSDVPYAKSDIPDFSYKQLTTVIAITGVYSLNAILMYFVIYKFALFGGTAIEKMAPRKQQGKSPVKPNTSTVEACDKVGKVKNGRVSKQCTSKQTSAKLKDTYKQSLPKLNRTASKNNNRRRLPPTRRRHKTNTIQESSEDEDTFDPEMIIEDAIPTDSENSSDSDEETLGDIVSEHPQVLTNKAKHILGKLNHLPDLSSRLQIVQFKAAAPHMDKDPTDVESIVLDLCIVCNFNLVRFKHDQDDYASRSLTVEPKLSDDSTSSESSNGAGPDLDDRTLCVSSTSSNPESDLQKLSDDSINESSADPGLDEPQLNDDKRYSESTTGANPNLADKNAWRHCIETKDEQLAKELVKGDNLPQDVELEEACTIFGVISSIMQQIFRSIEDKITALSSSIVYTQACHLAKPSGNIVFVAFTEGVYPDIYYMPYRVLVRKMTDCSGEANTIIEKEVADNKPFCQHDIEKIACCLRHHSPRLMEEHSNLTMTSASRYKCKYYDSHTLETKLEPEPCIVFYVQAKGLIPVGEKLLPDTLTIGDTTFKTDVREGGRVSFAVGGRPTEKHQNLKVGCRITSKDGAGTIGGFVNHPKYGFCAVTCAHVLLSGEEMIDYKKGKKVKVKRNCYQPSEPDKCGQLLEIMLRGGDANTTGLDVAFVKVDDDRQPISGDFPDYSFKDWAGTCGYCKDGLFKAQLAYNSGAVLSKHVLSSDTKVVKYGQKTMLTEGKLQICGGSSAPEIIINTEGKTKRKTFVFHDQFHIFDIYHAFCTNGDSGSLIFSRGSDNNLSAIGILIGKSNSIKVSYATPLSSILREIGQQDPFSLVSFDPNQRLENKINKTYSEVKNILETHSTRISDVHNAVQELKDEMKTTSENQIKEIKSMFEELKPKVD